From one Lycium barbarum isolate Lr01 chromosome 6, ASM1917538v2, whole genome shotgun sequence genomic stretch:
- the LOC132645121 gene encoding pentatricopeptide repeat-containing protein At5g27460: protein MGLKVVGLNISRFQSSWTWRYVLSRSHSTNKTTPFNSSYPSWGDLKKRILKVQNWVDEGRTVSINELRAIIRQLIKRRRFGPALEILNWMETQHSSQMSPYDYARRQELTVKEHSRIEAERYFESLTSTVSLKAASLPLLRCYVEERSTEKAEAFMLKMNKLGLALSPHPFNEMMKLYKATSQYQKVPSVILQMKQNRITLNVLSYNLWMDACGELAGVESAEMIYKEMLSDQNVEVGWSSLSTLANIYKNAGLTDKAIFALKTAEKKISNSSHYPYFFLITQYASLNNKVGVLRVWEASKAVNSTITCANYMCILSSLVKLGDMREAERIFAEWESQCRTYDIRVSNILLGGYMRNGSVEKAESLHFRTLEKGGCPNSKTWEILMEGWIRSQQMDKAIDALKSGLAALKHYEWRPSPSIAVAISEYFEETRNFEKAMEFLKTLRHFGIANLQVYKSLLRMQTSREESLLYILEMMQKDGIDVDDETSAIYSGILHCEN from the exons ATGGGACTGAAGGTAGTTGGGCTTAATATTTCAAGATTTCAAAG TTCTTGGACATGGAGATATGTGTTGTCAAGATCACACTCTACCAACAAAACGACACCGTTTAATAGCAGTTACCCCAGTTGGGGTGATCTTAAAAAACGAATTTTGAAGGTTCAGAATTGGGTGGATGAAGGCCGTACAGTTTCTATAAACGAGCTCAGGGCCATTATCAGGCAGCTCATTAAACGACGTCGTTTTGGGCCTGCTCTGGAG ATACTTAACTGGATGGAAACTCAACATAGTTCTCAGATGTCACCTTATGATTATGCCCGGAGACAGGAATTAACTGTTAAAGAACACAGTAGAATAGAAGCTGAAAGATATTTTGAGAGTTTAACAAGCACTGTTTCACTGAAAGCTGCTTCCCTCCCTCTTCTTCGTTGTTATGTTGAAGAAAGGTCCACTGAGAAGGCTGAAGCTTTCATGCTAAAGATGAACAAGTTGGGACTTGCTCTGAGCCCTCATCCGTTTAATGAGATGATGAAGCTTTATAAGGCCACATCTCAGTACCAGAAAGTACCATCAGTCATTCTGCAAATGAAACAAAACCGAATAACCTTAAATGTCCTCTCCTATAATCTCTGGATGGACGCATGTGGGGAGCTCGCTGGGGTTGAATCAGCAGAGATGATATACAAAGAGATGCTGAGTGACCAAAATGTAGAAGTGGGATGGAGCTCTTTATCTACATTAGCGAATATTTATAAAAATGCAGGACTGACAGACAAGGCAATTTTCGCCCTAAAAACTGCTGAAAAGAAAATATCTAACAGTAGTCACTATCCTTACTTCTTTCTCATTACGCAGTATGCTTCTTTGAATAACAAAGTTGGAGTACTTCGGGTATGGGAAGCTTCTAAAGCAGTAAACTCCACTATAACTTGTGCCAATTACATGTGTATCTTGTCGTCTTTGGTCAAGCTTGGTGACATGAGAGAAGCCGAGAGAATTTTTGCGGAATGGGAGTCTCAATGCAGGACATATGACATTAGGGTCTCCAACATACTTCTCGGTGGATACATGAGAAATGGATCTGTGGAAAAAGCTGAATCATTACATTTCCGCACATTGGAGAAAGGTGGTTGTCCCAATTCTAAAACCTGGGAGATACTGATGGAGGGCTGGATAAGAAGTCAACAAATGGATAAAGCTATTGATGCCTTGAAAAGTGGTCTTGCTGCTCTAAAACATTATGAATGGAGGCCATCACCAAGTATTGCTGTTGCAATTTCAGAATATTTTGAAGAAACTAGAAATTTTGAGAAGGCTATGGAGTTTCTTAAAACTCTAAGACATTTTGGTATTGCTAATTTGCAAGTGTACAAGTCATTGCTTAGAATGCAAACGTCAAGAGAAGAAAGTCTGCTGTACATCCTTGAAATGATGCAGAAGGATGGAATTGACGTGGATGATGAGACCTCTGCCATCTATTCAGGCATTTTACATTGTGAGAACTGA
- the LOC132645124 gene encoding glutathione transferase GST 23-like yields MAGEKVKLLGYWASPFTLRVHWALKIKGIEYDYQEEDLPNKSSLLLQYNPVHKKIPILVHNGKPIAESLVILEYIEETWKHNPLLPEDPYERAKSRFWAKFVDDKCVPGIFGTFSKVGEEQQKTAKEARDNLKILEGELGRKRFFGDTKIGFMDVACAWIICWAQIVEEIVDIKLIDAEEMPSLVSWFQNVLEAAPILKECTPPKDKLLEHNKGFYKMLVASASP; encoded by the exons ATGGCAGGTGAGAAAGTGAAATTGCTTGGATACTGGGCAAGCCCTTTTACTCTCAGGGTTCATTGGGCACTGAAAATTAAAGGGATTGAATATGACTACCAAGAAGAAGATCTCCCAAACAAAAGTTCCCTACTCTTACAGTATAATCCAGTTCATAAAAAGATTCCAATTTTGGTTCATAATGGTAAACCCATTGCAGAATCACTAGTCATACTTGAATACATTGAGGAGACATGGAAGCACAATCCCCTCCTCCCTGAAGATCCTTATGAAAGAGCCAAATCACGGTTTTGGGCAAAATTTGTTGATGACAAG TGTGTGCCAGGAATATTTGGTACTTTCTCCAAGGTCGGAGAGGAGCAACAGAAGACAGCAAAAGAAGCTCGTGACAACTTGAAAATTTTAGAGGGTGAACTAGGCAGGAAACGCTTTTTTGGAGACACGAAAATAGGCTTCATGGATGTTGCATGTGCTTGGATCATTTGCTGGGCTCAGATTGTTGAGGAGATTGTGGATATCAAACTTATTGATGCAGAGGAAATGCCTTCACTTGTTTCATGGTTTCAGAATGTCCTTGAAGCTGCTCCCATTCTGAAAGAGTGTACACCACCCAAGGACAAATTGTTAGAGCATAACAAAGGATTTTACAAGATGTTGGTTGCTTCAGCATCACCTTGA
- the LOC132645123 gene encoding phosphoribosylaminoimidazole-succinocarboxamide synthase, chloroplastic codes for MAHRLATLNPPKTLNTTNPQSINQPRFAFSQTATSKITKFKKYPTITSSTMSNQQQNPVPLVALTNNDHKEEVMSSIKSSISNCLSETHLDLTVPALKSKIRGKVRDIYDGGDYLVLVTTDRQSAFDRILASIPFKGQVLNETSLWWFNKTQHITPNAVVSVPDRNATIARKCSVFPVEFVVRGYVTGSTDTSLWTVYNKGVRNYCGNSLPDGLMKNQKLTENILTPTTKAADHDVPVTPDEIVQRGLMTQADYDEVSRKAMSLFEFGQRVALDHGLILVDTKYEFGKGPDGQIYLIDEVHTPDSSRYWIAHSYQERFQNGLEPENIDKEFLRLWFKNHCNPYEDEVLPDAPEELVSELAWRYIFLFETITNSRFEMPGEKEPVHDRISRNVSQALSSLQ; via the exons ATGGCTCATCGTTTAGCAACCTTAAACCCTCCAAAAACCCTAAACACTACTAACCCTCAATCTATCAACCAACCAAGATTTGCATTCTCACAAACAGCAACCTCAAAGATTACAAAATTCAAGAAATACCCAACAATCACTTCATCTACTATGTCAAACCAGCAGCAAAATCCAGTACCCCTTGTAGCCTTAACCAATAATGACCACAAGGAAGAAGTAATGAGCTCTATCAAAAGTTCTATATCTAATTGCTTATCTGAAACTCATCTTGATTTAACTGTACCTGCACTCAAGTCCAAAATTAGAGGCAAG GTTAGAGATATATATGATGGAGGGGATTATCTTGTATTGGTGACAACTGATAGGCAAAGTGCATTTGACAGAATTCTTGCTTCCATCCCCTTCAAAGGCCAG GTTCTTAATGAGACAAGTTTATGGTGGTTTAATAAAACTCAACATATTACCCCTAATGCAGTGGTATCGGTGCCTGATAGAAATGCAACTATTGCGAGGAAATGTTCGGTTTTTCCTGTTGAATTTGTGG TAAGAGGATATGTTACTGGAAGCACTGATACATCACTCTGGACAGTCTACAATAAAGGGGTTCGGAATTATTGTGGCAACAGCCTTCCAGATG GCTTGATGAAAAATCAAAAGCTTACGGAAAATATACTTACTCCGACAACTAAAGCAGCAGATCATGATGTTCCTGTAACACCAGATGAG ATAGTTCAACGTGGTCTTATGACTCAAGCTGATTATGATGAAGTGAGTAGGAAGGCAATGAGCTTATTTGAGTTTGGCCAG CGCGTAGCACTGGATCATGGTCTGATATTGGTGGACACCAAATATGAATTTGGGAAGGGACCTGATGGTCAGATTTACCTGATTGATGAG GTGCATACGCCCGACTCAAGCAGGTACTGGATTGCTCATTCTTACCAGGAGCGCTTTCAGAATGGTCTTGAGCCTGAAAACATCGACAAG GAATTTTTGAGGCTGTGGTTCAAAAATCATTGCAACCCATACGAGGATGAG GTCTTGCCTGACGCTCCAGAAGAACTTGTTTCCGAATTAGCTTGGCG GTATATTTTCTTATTCGAGACAATAACAAATTCAAGATTCGAGATGCCTGGGGAAAAG GAGCCAGTTCATGATCGAATCTCGAGAAATGTTTCACAGGCTTTATCATCATTGCAGTAA